The genomic window tgtatatagagtcattatgtggtggtcactctatggcggtaatattggtctgtatatagtgtatgtagggtCGTTAtgtagtggtcactctatggtggtaatgactctatatatacactatacactgaccaatattaccgccataaactgaccaccgcataatgaccctacatgcacactatatactgaccaatattagcgccatagactgaccaccgcataatgacactacatacaccatatacagaccaatattattgctaaagagtgaccaccgcataatgatactatatacactatatacagaccaatattaccgccatagagtgaccgccacataatgactgtatacactgtatacagaccaatattaccgccatagagtgaccaccacataatgactatatatatatatacatactacatacagaccaatattaccgccatagagtaaccaccacatgactatatatatatatatatatatatatatatatatatatatatactacatacagaccaatattacctccatagagtgaccaccacataatgactatatatacactatatacagaccaatattaccgccatagagtatCCACcacatgactatatatatatatatatatatatatatatactacatacagaccaatattacctccatagagtgaccaccacataatgactatatatacactatatacagaccaatattaccaccatacagtgaccatcaCCTAAGGATTGAAtaccactttatttttttctcaataaaatacacggtattaccttagtgacatcatcatacactatacataggagctgcagccaatcaccggcctcactgatcacctgcagcaattacataggacggatgaggccggacaacggctgcagctcctatacacactacattcactgctacacttctgctggacagtggagtcagcagtgcttatacacacacacaaacacacacacacacacacacacacacacacacactatatatatacacacacactatatatacacatatacacatccataaaacacattatacagatctaaaccatccagtccatacactatacacaggacatgtaacacacactacatttatgcattatacacactacatgtacagtatacttactcccttctagcagcttgctgggtgtagtggtcctTGTCAGCAGGCAGGGATCCTctcactgcagccctctcctcatcGTCCCGACTGCTGGTACATTACAGCAGTCTCACCAGCAGGACGGAGACAGGTCACATGGTACAGGaagcaggtcacatgatgcagtaagagggggagggggagctacactccggagcccagcgtcctgtagcctctgtgtgacccctgatagcagctattagctgcagccagggattactgacagaggctgcaggacgctgtctgtgcggtcCAGCCCCTGACACCTAATGTAACtgtggcagggggcccctgggagatgggggccctaggcatttgccctctttgccccccccctaacACCGGCCCTGCCCCCAGGGGTCCagtggaagagggacccccactgcactgttcagccctcTCACTGTAGTGCTGGGTGAGCGGgttgaacagaggagcaggacctgccagacggcacaggagagggatgaaggacctttgggtcacatgacccaaaggtcctcaatacctatgtgaagatcagcccggactacaggaggaggagggggaagcctgggagctgtaagtgctgtgtatgtgtgtcagtgagtgtatatatgtatctgtgggtatatgtatatgtcagtgtgtgtatatatgtatctgtgggtatatgtatatgtcagtgtgtgtatatatgtatctgtgggtatatgtatatgtcagtgtgtgtatatatgtatctgtgggtatatgtatatgtcagtgtgtgtatatatgtatctgtgtatatatttatatgtcagtatgtgtatgtatctgtggctatatgtgtgtgtgtgtgtgtgtgtgtgtatgtcagcaacgtctgtagcactggtgtatatgtttgtgtgtgtgtgtgtgtgtcagttgtgtctcaagtgattgacagctttgctcccaaagatgttctgcagcagcttctattaatgctgggctctaataaaagaacccaccactaatatctgctgcattttcttttatttctggttgagtatttcttattacactaagatgatttccctgtgtacagtctactcatggtgtatacatcagcactagtgtaatcacattacagcgtatatatgtgtgtatgtcagtggcgtatctgtatatacgttaatggtgcctctgtgtgtgtgtatgtgcgtcattgtgtgtgtttggggacgggggggggggggggggcgtacaggattcatggggccccataaagttttttgctatggggccccataaatcctagctacgcccctgtctttATTAATCCCTGAGCAGAGCAGTCATGATCATCTGATCTGAAGTAATAGATCATCTATGAAACAACTGCTCTAAACAATCCAATAGACAAGAGAGGACAGAATAGTAAAAACTCTAGCAATCTCATAGGTCAGTGTCACCTCATCTttcatcgtgtgtgtgtgtgtgtgtgtgtgtgcgtgtgcgtgcgtgcgtgcaatGAATAGAATATTGTAGAAATGTTACCAGGTCACCCACTTATGAAATGTTTCCTGTGCGGCTTTCATAATGTCTTTATTCCTcagactgtatataatggggttgaCCACAGGAGAGAACATAGTATACAGCAGGGAGAGGATTTTACTCAAAGTGAGTGATCGGCCTTTTGTTGGGACCACATAGACACTGAATATAGTCCCATAGAATATGGagaccacaatgaggtgggagctacaggtaTAGAAGGCTTTCTGTCTAGATGGGATCCTCAAGATGGTAGAAATAATATAAGTATAAGTCACTACAATGACTGTGATTGGAAAAATAACATTTTGAATGCTTAGTAAATAAATCTCTAAGTCGATGATAAAGGTGTCCGAACAGGCAAGTTCTAGTAAGGGAACCAGGTCACAGAATAAATGGTCAATTATGTTGGATCCACAATAGTTGAGCTTTGCTGCTGTTGTTGTGTAATTCAACATAATAGAAAATCCAAACAACCAGCAGATGGTGATCAGTATAGCACAATGTCTACTTGTCATGATGGAGGAGTACCGGAGgggattacagatggccacaCATCGGTCATAGGACATCAACATGAGGAGAAGACACTCAAATGTTTCTAAGACACAGAAGAAATAAAACTGAGTCATACAACcaataaaagtaatggtggccccaTTATTCAGTAGGACGTGGAGCAGGTTGGGAACAATATCTGTAGATAAtaagatgtcagtgatggagagttgtgagatgaagaagtacattggggtgtggaggatcttgcTGGTGGACACCAGGGTGATGATCAGGAGATTCCCACATATTATCAGGTGATAGACCACAAGGAACAGACAGAAGAGGGAAAGTCTTAATTCTTCACTCGCCTGAAATCCTAAGAGAAGGAGGAACTCTGTGACCTCTGTCTTGTTGTTCTCCTGTATGTAGATCAAGAAAGAAATCATTTTAATCAAAAGACAAATTACATAAAGTGTCCACAATATTGCAACCTCTAGAATACAATACAAGTAATAGAACTAGACCTGCATTATAACTTTCCaagttttataataataataataataataataataataataataataataattattattattattattattattataccaatATGTGCCACAcagctttacaattctggggaacACTCGCAATCAGACACAATTAgacagagatacacatgtaaccCTGACATGATGGATGAGGATCTGATTACAATCTATGTGATCAATCTAAGATTTTAGTCTTCTGATAAAACATACAATAAAAGCCTTCAAACGTGTGAGGTTACTCTGATGGTCTACAGATCACAGTCCTTGCCTATTCTTGGTACCAGTCATCGCTCATtactacattacatacatcagatATTTACAGTCTTCATTGATAAGTGTTtcttatgtaatatatatatatatatatatatatatatatatatatatacatactctcACATCAGCTATGTCTTTGTTCATTCTCGGAATAATCTTCCTTCTGGTCCCTGTCAGGTCTCTGGGGGGATGGGTGACAATGTTACACAGCAGCAGCGGCGTCAGCTTCTATGATCACCAGACccctgaatgtgagacattacctgCCGATATTTATCTACAAGACAAGGGAGCAGGTAGAAGAACTCCCCGGAGATATCTCTGCTCCTGTCTGATCAGTCTCCGGGGTGACGGTCAGTAGGGGGATATGGAGAGAAAAATCTGTAATCATTAGCCTATTCAAAGAATCTCATAATCAatcacttttatttataacataatgtaatattttatatatgaCACAATGAGAAACTTCCCAATCTACTCTACAAATCACCGACTGTGAACTGGACCTAACCCCATTGCACTTTATCCCTGACCTCACCCCTGTGTTTATATCTGACCCATCTCTCTTCAGGTCACTGACAGCTTCTTTTCTTCTATTAAACATGGAACCATAATGAAACCTCTCTCTAAAGTTGTAGATATTTTGTTTGAAACATGTGTTGACATCCTCAGTTATGAACTTACCAGGAGAACCATCCACAGCACAGCTCATCAGTCCCTGATTGGTGGAGTGGCCACACCTGGCACCTCTACCAGTCTGATGTACATTACTCACTCGATTGATATTCATATTGAGGAAGAGTAAATATGGATAGAGTGAACTTCAAAAAaagggaggatgagagagactAGAGGTGAAGCCGGGTTCTTTACCATTTATTTCACAATTAACAGCAGGCACCACCACCATGTTACTAGTCGGGGAAGGACAGCAATAGAAGTCAGATTAGTATGATGATATAATGAATTCAAATAATGATTAATGGTGGTGAGTAGGCATGAACGagtactgaagtcaatgggagacaaaAACATTTATTCAGGGGCCTCCAAATCTACagaggggaaaagggggggggggggtctggtggaTAAGAGCCTGTTATGACCCTCAttataattgtggataagaggCGGTTTTGGCCTCATTATAATTGTGGGTTGTTCTGTTGAAACCTTCTTAAAAACCCACACCAAATATtctctcttcagtgcattgagaCTCTAATTGAGAAGAAATAAGATGCTAACACACCTGTCGGTTGCCTTTATGGTATACTTCTTTGCGCTGGTGGAGAAGAAAAGTCTGGTTAGATCCATGCCTGTCAGTAGTCTCATTTGACAGTTGGGTACCATTATCAGTGATGATATCCCCAGAAGCACTATATACCCTTTCTGACAAGATGCTAGCAGCAGGGCAGGTCAGGCCAGAACCTCTAAGGCATACAGCACCAGTTCATGCCATGTGTCCAGCATTGATACTCAGTAATCAAATGATGCAGAATGATTACAGAGGACAATGGTGCGGTCCACTacatactccctcaccatctttcagAACATGTCCCTTTGTGACATCCTAGTAAGTGTGTCAGTGCATTTATCCTGGTTGGCTGTCATAAACATGTTCCACATCTTGGAGAGTGTTTCTCTTTCAGTATTTGCAATGCTTTTAGGTCCCATCATCTCCCCTCCTCAGTGGCTCACAGAACTAAGTCTTCTGCTGGTAACATTGCCATATGGGAGGGCTTTTAGCAATTTCTTCTCTCCTCTTGGGAAAGAATAttattaagctgggttcacacacagtatatttcaggcagtatttggtcctcatgttaggtcctcatagcaaccaaaaccaggagtgaattgaaacacacagaaaggctctgtttacacaatgttgaaattgagtggatggccgccatataatggcaaatatttgctgttatcttaaaacaacggctgctatactgaaataatggccgttatttactgttatatggcggccatccactcaattttcaacattatgtggacatagcctttctgtgtgtttaattcactcctggttttggtttctatgaggaccaaatactgcctgaaatatactgtgtgtgaacccagcctccatCGTGGGTCGAGGAAGGTGAACTGACAGTAATCCTTGTTGTCAAAAATGACCGTAACATTAAGATCATGTGTAAGGCAGCCTAATATGAAGTCTTCCATTTGTGCCAGACTGCCAAAAGGCAACAATTCACTGTCCTGACCAGTAGGATGActctcagtctcctcctcctctaaaaTTGACATAGAAACTACCCTCTGCAGTGTCCACAACAACTCTCCTGCTCTTGTTCAtgctcctcctcatcctcatctGCCCCCCGCAGATGGTTAAGCTCACACCAGCACACAATATAGCTAGAGTAGGATCATTTACCATGGCGGATGTCACAAGGGAATATACCATACAGGACTATGTGTCCTATAGCAGTACACATGTGTACTATGTCACGTATGGGTGCGGCAAAATATACGCGGGCCTTACCTCACGCAAACTTAAAATCAGAGTGAGGGAGCACATAAGGGGGATCCTAGCTGCAAAAAATGTTGAAGACGTGGAAActttaaaaacaattttaaacTTTTTCATGATGGTGACCCAAAAAAGTTTTTTCAGTTAGAAAATTGAGGCATTGAGAAAGTCACAGTTTGGAAGCAGAGAAGGCGATCGGCAGAAGATTTTGGCACAAAAGGAGTGCCATTGGTTTACAGTGTTAGATACTGTGGCCCCTATGGGTCTTAATGAAAATTGTagctttgtttcattttttttgtacccatacagtaattttattttttctttatttatttattttatcttatcGTTTTCTCTGCGCTTATTTTCTCTCTATTCTTATAACTTTACTTCTTTTACAGCTTTCGTATGTTAATTAAGTCAAATAAGTTTCTCTGGAAGGGGCTAGAACATTGGAAGAGTCAAGACATCGGCTGCCAAGTCTTCTGTGAACTGCTGTGGGGGATTGGGTTAAATGCATCTATCTTATGCTTTGCTACTGTTCATATTGTGCGTTTTCAGGGACATGATTGCTTTTATTGCTGATTACTTATCTATGATGCCAATTTTCCACTTAGCCTCTTTATTTAGTACTATCCATGCACTAATAATATATATGAATTGTAACTTATTAgttttgcactatttttttttacttaatattTTTAACAGAATTATTGTTTTTGAAATTATGTTTTACTGTAATCATGATGTTGTCTATGTTCACTGTATTCACTTTCACGATACACTGATTACAATCATATCTTATATTATGTACATCTTAATCTCTGCACTGTAGGCATCATCTGCATTGAGCCTTTGCCGTCCCTTATAGGTTAGTGGTAGACATGTAACTCTGTGCTTCTGGGATTGCCAACTCTGATGCAGATATCGCTTGCAGGAGGCCTCAGTATCCAGAATGCGCATGCCCATGACGTAACATGCTATGGGCAAGCGTGCTATGGTTGAGTTATCAACTCGGAAGAGATGTTCTTCTGGTGGAGTGCGCCGTGACCTCAGAAGAACCGTGAGTACAATGAGGCCCACACATATTTGTGTTATGTTGGGAAGAGGGGAGTAGTTCCCTGAAGAAGCAGCATAAATCGAAACTTCCAATAAGTTCTGAAATCACATTATTATCAAGGCAAAACAAGTGGATCATTTACTATACATGTGTCTACTGTTTCCAGGACACTTTTTTCTTCATGTTGTCCTCCTCTTCTAATCTTtcttctaagggtgggttcatactgaggaataatGTCCGCgcacctttctgccggctccatagacaccattctacagGCCGGTgcattccgctatccgccgaaagaagtgacatgtcacttctttcaacggatagcggaatacgccggcccatagaatggtgtctatggaaccgtctgaaaggcgcgcggccgtgcgcgcggacacatTGCGGAATTCTGCGAAGtatatccgcgagaattccgtagtgtgaacctaccctaaaggGATGTAACTTAGCATAGTCTGATTTTTATCAACAGAGCCTGAGGGGTCTGCAGATCCCCTCTCCACAGCCATAGCTGTAGATGAGtccctcttaaagcgactctgtacccacaatttaacCATCCTAAACCGCTTGTTCCTTtgaatagctgtttttaatccaagatctgtcctggggtcagtttggcaggtgaggcagttattgtgctaaaaaacaacttttaaacttgaagccctgtgtcaaattaattggcatggcctagagtacccatgccctggGATTGTGaaacccctccgtctctcctccccgccc from Dendropsophus ebraccatus isolate aDenEbr1 chromosome 1, aDenEbr1.pat, whole genome shotgun sequence includes these protein-coding regions:
- the LOC138786035 gene encoding olfactory receptor 1496-like, translating into MNKDIADVRENNKTEVTEFLLLLGFQASEELRLSLFCLFLVVYHLIICGNLLIITLVSTSKILHTPMYFFISQLSITDILLSTDIVPNLLHVLLNNGATITFIGCMTQFYFFCVLETFECLLLMLMSYDRCVAICNPLRYSSIMTSRHCAILITICWLFGFSIMLNYTTTAAKLNYCGSNIIDHLFCDLVPLLELACSDTFIIDLEIYLLSIQNVIFPITVIVVTYTYIISTILRIPSRQKAFYTCSSHLIVVSIFYGTIFSVYVVPTKGRSLTLSKILSLLYTMFSPVVNPIIYSLRNKDIMKAAQETFHKWVTW